One window from the genome of Schistocerca piceifrons isolate TAMUIC-IGC-003096 chromosome 1, iqSchPice1.1, whole genome shotgun sequence encodes:
- the LOC124752808 gene encoding jerky protein homolog-like, producing the protein MKRHYRKIFIESLLSSDESTSVKQFWRSYSIKDTIFNVVSAWSDLSVSNLKNGWNKLWPQPRREESEEPECMTVDETVNLCNNLQISTNLTSEEVSEWLECDKVDEGFQILSDEIVASVSATKEEEEEKGADEDECSNHEEKRTISHSEDETMLTKCIEWFESQEEANATQGTTAPKNTKYCRGERSNIKKAEEIDYFQAR; encoded by the coding sequence atgaaacgtcattatagaaaaatatttatcgaaagtttgctctcatctgatgaatcaacatctgtaaaacagttttggaggtcttacagtattaaagatACCATTTTCAATGTTGTCAGTGCATGGAGTGATTTGTCAGTGTCaaatctcaagaacggctggaataaACTTTGGCCTCAACCTAGACGTGAAGAATCGGAGGAACCTGAGTGTATGACAGTTGACGAGACggtcaatttgtgcaataatttacaaatcagcacaaatctgacgtcagaagaagtatcagagtggttagagtgtgacaaagtggacgaaggttttcaaattttgagtgatgaaattgttgccagcgtaagtgccaccaaagaagaagaagaagaaaaaggggctgatgAAGACGAGTGTTCAAACCATGAAGAAAAACGAACTATTAGCCATTCTGAGGACGAAACAATGCTGACCAAGTGTATAGAatggtttgaaagtcaagaagaggctaatgcaacgcaaggcactactgctccgaaaaatacgaaatattgccgcggtgaaagatcgaacatcaaaaaggcagaagaaattgactatttccaagctagataa